The Sandaracinus amylolyticus genomic interval CGCTGCTCGTGCACGGCCTCGGGATGATCCCGGGCCTGCTCGCGCCCGCGCCGCGGGGTGCGCTGGAGATCGAGGTCGTCGGCGAGCAGTGGTGGTGGCGCGTGCGTCATCGCGACGCGGACGGCCGCATCGTCGAGAGCGCGAACGAGCTGCGCCTGCCCGCGGGCGTCCCGGTGCAGCTCTCGCTCGAGACGCGCGACGTCATCCACGCGTTCTGGATCCCCGCGCTCGGCGGCAAGGTCGACATGATCCCGGGGAGGCGCACGCAGCTGCGGCTCGAGCCCACGCGCCCCGGGGTCTATCGCGGAGTCTGCGCGGAGTACTGCGGCACGTCGCACACGTGGATGGCGTTCGCCGCGATCGTCGAGACGCAGCGCGATCACGAGGCGTGGCTCGCGCACGAGCTCGGCGACGCGCTCGAGCCCACGACCGCGATCGCGCGCCGCGGCGCATCGCTGTTCCTCGAGAACGGGTGCAGCGCGTGCCACGCGATCCGGGGCACGGCCGCGGACGGAACGGTCGGCCCCGATCTCACGCACGTCGGGAGCCGCCACACGATCGGCGCGGGCCGTCTCGATCGCGGGCCCGAGGCGCTGCGGCGCTGGATCGCCGATCCCGAGCGGCTGAAGTCCGGCGTGCACATGCCCGCGTTCGAGATGTTGCCGGGCGACGAGCTCGACGCGCTCGCCGCCTACCTGGAGAGCCTGCGATGACGGATCCCGCGCCGCTCCCCGACGCTCCGCCGGAGTCGCTCCGTCGCGCCCAGGAGGAGCGACTGCTCGCTGTGTGGAAATCGCCCGAGGGGCTCCGCTACTTCTCCGACGTCAACAACAGTCGAGTCGGTGTCTGGTACACCGCCGTCGCGTTCCTGTTCTTCTTCTTCGGCGGCGTGCTCGCGCTCCTGATGCGCATCCAGCTCGCGGTGTCGGAGAACGACTTCCTCTCTGCGGAGACCTACAACCAGACGTTCACCGTGCACGGCTCGGTGATGATGTTCCTCTTCGCGATTCCGATCTTCGAGGCGATCGCGGTGACGCTGATGCCGCAGATGCTCGGCGCGCGCGATCTGCCGTTCCCGCGGCTCGCGGCGTTCGGATTCTGGTGCTTCGTGATCGGCGGTCTCTTCTTGAGCGGATCGATCTTCTTCGACGCGGCGCCCCGCGGCGGCTGGTTCATGTATCCGCCGCTCACGTCGAGCTACCAACCGGACATCGGCGCCGACATCTGGCTGCTCGGATTCTCGTTCATCGAGGTCGCGGCGATCGCGTCGGCGGTGGAGCTGATCGTCGGTGCGCTCAAGTGCCGCCCTCCCGGGATGCGCATCCACCTCATTCCGCTCTACGTCTGGTACACGCTCGTCGCGGCGGTGATGATCGTGTTCGCGTTCCCGCCGCTGATCACCGGGAGCATGCTGCTCGAGCTCGAGCGCGAATTCGACTGGCCGTTCTTCGACGCGAGCCGCGGGGGCGATCCGCTCCTCTGGCAGCACCTCTTCTGGCTCTTCGGCCATCCCGAGGTCTACATCATCTTCCTTCCGTCGATTGCGCTCGTCGCGATGATCGTGCCGACGTTCGCGCGCAAACCGATGGTCGGATATGGGTGGATCGTCCTCGCCGCGATCGGGATCGGATTCCTGAGCTTCGGGCTCTGGGTCCACCACATGTACACGACCGGACTGCCGGGGATCTCGCTCGGCTTGTTCTCGGCGGCGTCGGCGGCAGTCGCGATCCCGACCGGCGTTCAATTCTTCTGCTTCGTCGCCACGCTGCTCGTCGGGCGCGTCGCGCGCTCGGTGCCGCTCCTCTGGGTGATCGGGAGCATGGCGATCTTCGTGTTCGGCGGGCTCACCGGCGTGATGCTCGCGCTCGCGCCCTTCGACTTCCAAGCGCACGACAGCTTCTTCGTCGTCGGGCACTTCCACTACGTGCTGATCGGAGGAGCGATCTTTCCGATCATCGCGGGGCTCTATTACTTCTATCCGATCGTCCGCGGAAAGATGCTCTCGGACCGACTGGGCACGATCGCATTCTGGCTCGCGTTCGTCGGATTCAACGTCGCATTCCTCCCGATGCACCTCTCCGGGATGCGCGGGATGCCACGGCGCGTGTTCACGTATCCCGCGGAGCTCGGGCTCGACGGGCTCAACATGGCGTCGACGATCGGCGCGTTCGTGCTCGCGGCGGGCCTCTTCGTCATCGCGTTCGACATGCTCCGTCCGCGCCGCAAGGAGCCCTACGCGCGGCGCAATCCGTGGGACGCGGGCACGCTCGAGTGGGTCCAGGAGATGCCCGGCAAGTCGTGGGGGATCCGATCGATCCCCGAGATCGACTCGCGCCATCCGATCTGGGATCAGCCGAACCTGATCCGCGACATCGACGAAGGTCGTTTCTATCTGCCCGACGCCGAGGAAGGTCTGCGCGAGACGCTCGTCACGTCGGTCATCGACGCACGTCCGCTGCAGTGCCAGCGACTGCCCGGTCCGAGCTGGCTCCCGCTCGTCGCGGCGGTGACGCTCGGTGGGTTCTTCGTGCTCGGCACGTTCGCGCAGTGGGCGGCCGCGCTCGTGAGCCTCGTGCTCGCGGCGTGCGTGATCTGGCGCTGGCTGTGGGTCGGCACCGCGTGGAAGCCCGAGAAGGCGGAGAAGGACGTCGGGCTCGGCGTGCGACTGCCGATCTCGGTCTCGGGATCGCAGTCGGTCGGGTGGTGGGGACTGCTCGTCACGATGCTCGCGGACTTCACTGCGTTCGTGTCGATCGTGTTCGGCTATTTCTTCTTCTGGACCATCCACGAAGACTTCCCGCCTCCCAGCTCGGAGGGGCCCGGCGTGGCGTGGCCCGCGCTCGGCGCAGCGCTCGTGCTCGGCGCGTGGGCGCTCGTGGTGCTCTGCCGTCGCCTGCTCCGGCGCACGAGCGCGCGGACGTTCCACCTCGCGCTCCTCGGCGCGATCGCGCTCGCGGTGGCGAGCGTGCCCGCGTTGCTCGCCGGGCCCTACCTGAGCGGGCTCGATCCGACGCGCCACGCGTACGACGCGACGGTGTGGCTGCTCCTCGCGTGGACGGCGCTCCACGTCGTGCTCGGCGTGCTCATGCAGGTCCACTGTCTCGCGCGTCGGATCGTGGGGCACATGACGCCCGAGCACGACATCGATCTCCACAACGTCGTGCTCTATTGGCACTTCACGGTCCTCACCGCCGTGATCACGGCGCTCGTGGTCGCCGGCTTCCCGAGCGTCGCATGAGCGTCGCCGAGGAACACGAGAGCCGCTCCGAGGAGCGCGAGAGCCTGTGGAACCTCGTCGTCCCACCGGCGACCTGGGCCGCGCACTTCCTCGCGTCGTACATCACGGCCGCGATCTGGTGCGCGAAGGTCGTGGGCCGCGCGGGATCGCTGTCGAGCGCGCGCACCGCGATCTTCGTGTACACCGCGGTCGCGCTGATCGTGCTCGTCGTGCTCGGCGCGCGCGGCTATCGGCGCCACGCGACCGGCGCGCCCCCCCACGGCGCTCGGCGCCATCACGACGAGGACACGGCGGAGTCGAGGCATCGCTTCCTCGGCCTCGCGACGTTCCTGCTCTCGGCGCTCGGCGTCGTCGCCGTCACGTACGCCGCGATCGCGGCGCTCGTCGTGGGGACGTGCCGGTGAGCGGGCGCTCCGCGCTCGTGCTCGGGCTCGTCGTGCTCGCCGCGGTGTGGCTCGTGCCGCTCGCCGACGTGCTCCCGGGCCCATTCCTCGCGCACATGACGATGCACATGGGCGTCGTCGCGGTCGCGGCGCCGCTGCTCGCGCTCGGCGTCGCGGGCACGCGCTTCGACCCGGTCCGCCGCGCGCCGCGCTGGCTCGCGCCGATCCCCGCGTCGTTCGGCGAGCTCGTCGTGGTGTGGGGCTGGCACGCGCCCGCGCTGCACCAGGTCGCGCGCGAGACCGCGCTCGGCTTCGCGCTCGAGCAGGGGAGCTTCCTCGCGACCGGCGTGTGGCTGTGGGCGTCGGCGCTCTGCGGCGACGAGCATCGCGCCGCGAGCCGCCGCGCGGTCGGCGTCGTCGCGCTGCTGCTCACGTCGATGCACATGACGCTGCTCGGCGCGCTGATCGCGCTCGCGCCGCGCCCCCTCTACGCGCATGCGTGCCACCGCGCGTCGTCGCTCACGCCCCTCGAGGACCAGCAGATCGGCGGCGCGATCATGCTCGCGGTCGGCGCGGCGTCGTACCTCGCGGGCGGGGTCGCGCTCTCCGCGCGGCTCGTGCGGGAGGCGCGGGCATGAAGCGCGCGCTGCGCTGGACGCTCCGGGGCGCGGCGCTCGCCGTCGTGCTCGCGCTCGGCGGGTTCCTGCTCGCGCTCTCCGGGATCGTGCCGATCGGCGCGAGCGGAGGGCACTGGGCGATCACCGAGTGGATGCTGCAGTTCGGAAAGCGCCGCTCGATCGCGACCCACACGCTCTTCGCCGCTCCCGTCGAGCTCGGCGAGCCGTGGCTCGTGCTGAAAGGCGCCGGGCACTACGAGACCGGCTGTCGCCCCTGCCACGGCAGCCCCGATCTCCCGAGCCCGCGCATCGCGCGCGCGATGCTCCCGCGCCCGCCGTACCTGCCCGACGTGATCGCGGAGCGCGAGCCCGAGGAGCTCTTCTACGTCGTGAAGCACGGCCTCAAGTTCACCGGCATGCCCGCGTGGCCCGCGGCGCATCGCGACGACGAGGTGCGCGCGATGGTCGCGTTCCTGCTCGCGATGCCGGAGCTCGACGCCGCCGAGTACCTCGAGCTCGTCCACGGCGAAGCGACGCACGACACGACCGCGGCCGCGCTCCCCGATCTCGTCGAGTCCGCGCAGGTGCCCGACGTCGTCGCGCACAACTGCGCGCGCTGTCACGGGAACGACGGTCGCGGGCGCGGTCTTGCCGCGTTCCCCACGCTCGCGGGGCAGTCTCGCGAGTACCTCGAGCGCGCGCTCGACGCCTACGCGGAGGGCGATCGGCACAGCGGGATCATGCAGCCCGTCGCCGCCGATCTGACCCAGGCCGATCGTCACGCCGCGGCCGCGTACTACGCCGCGCTCGCTCCGGGCGCGCCGGTCGAGCACGCGGGGCCCGAGGAGCGCATCGCACGCGGCGCGGAGATCGCGCGCCGCGGCATCGCGGAGCGCGGAGCGCCTTCGTGCCGCGACTGCCACGGGCCCGCGGAGTGGGCGCGCAATCCCGCGTATCCGCGGCTCGCCGGTCAGTTCGCGGACTACCTCGCGCTCCAGCTCGAGCTCTTCCGATCGGGCCACCGCGGCGGATCGCGGTACTCGGAGCTCATGCACCACGTCGCGCCGCGGCTGACGCCCGAGGACATCCGCGACGTCGCGCTCTACTACGCCTCTCGCGACCCGTCGTCGGACGCGGCGCACGCGAGCGAGTGAGCCACGACGCGCCCGAACGAGAGCAAGCGGGGCTGCGGCCCCGCGCGCAGCGTTCGGGGCGGGTCGGTCGTCGAAGAGCCCCCACGCCCACGACCGCGTCGACGCCCACGATCACGTCGGCGATCTGCGCCGCGCGCGGCGTTGGGAACGTGGTCGTGGTCGTGGTCGTGAGCGTGGTCGTGGTCGGCCTCTTCGCGGGGAACGGCCGCCCACGCCCACGACCACGTCGACGCCCACGATCACGTCGGCGATCTGCGCCGCGCGCGTCGTTGCGAACGTGGACGTGAGCGTGGTCGTGGTCGGCCTCTTCGCGGGGAACGGCCGCCCACGACCACGACCACGCCGACGCCCACGATCACGTCGGCGATCTGCGCCGCGCGCGTCGTTGCGAACGTGGACGTGGTCGTGGTCGTGAGCGTGGTCGTGGTCGTGAGCGTGGTCGTGGTCGGCCTCTTCGCGGGGAACGGCCGCCCACGCCCACGACCACGTCGACGCCCACGATCACGTCGGCGATCTGCGCCGCGCGCGGCGTTGGGGAACGTGGTCGTGGTCGGCTCTTCGGTCCGAACGGTCGACCACGACCTCCCGCGAGCTCAATGCGTCACGAACGTGCGGATCGGGATCGAGAGCCCGTCTCCCGGCGACGCGGTGATCTCCACACGACCCGCGTGCGGGCCCGGCTCCGCGCCCTGCAGCTCGAGCGCGACGAGGCGCTCCTCGCCGGGCAGCACGCGCTCCAGGCGCACCGAGAACGGCGAGCCCGGGCTCGGCTCGGGGATCATCGCGACCTGCTCGAACGACTGCGCGAGGTCGTCCGACAGCGCGATCTCCACGTCGCACGGCACGTCCGACGTGTTGCGCACCTCGATGTCGACCGGCGCGGCGTCGTCACCGCCGAGGTGCTCCGCCAGGTGGATGCGCGCTTCGATCGAGGGGCTGCGATAGACCGCGTCCGAGAGCGAGTGTCCGTGCAAGAGCTCCGCGAAGCCGAGCAGCGAGGCCATCACCACGAGCGGCGTACGCGCGCGCTCGACCAACCACTGCATCACGTCTCGCACGCTCGTCGCTTCCACCGCGCCACCCCTGAGGCCGCTCGAGCCAGCCTCGCTGCTGCCGCCCGGGGCGCTCGTCGCAAGCTCCACGCCATCGAGCCACGCGGCGCGCGCGCACCACGCGTGTCGTGTGGACGTGGCCACGCCCCTCCGCGAGCCCCACACGATCTGGGGCAACCTCGGACCGAGCGCGTGCGCGCACGTGACAGAGGTCCACGCGACGCGCTGCTCGGATCCCGGCGCCGTGGAGCTCCGATGCGCTGGTACCCGGGTTGCCTGGGGACGGCGCTCGGACATGGAACGCATGCAGCGCATCGCCTCGCTCGCGCCGACCGACCCGATGCCGCGACCCGGCGCGCACGTGGTCGAAGGAGGAGTCCGCTTCCGCGTGCCGACGCACGCGAGCGACGTCTCGGTGGTGCTGGTCGCGCCCGACGGAACGCGTCGCATCCGCGCGCTCCCGCGCGTGAGAGACGGGCTGCACGAGGCCGTCGTCCCCGGGATCGGCGCGGGCACGCGCTACCTGCTGCGCATCGGCGATCGCGAGCTGCCCGATCCGTTCGCGCGCTCGCTCCCCGAGGGCCCGCGCGGCGCCGCCGAGGTGCTCGCGCCGCTCGCGCCGCGCGCGCCGCGGCGCCCTCTCGACATGGCCGGCGCGCCGGTGATCTACGAGCTCCACGTCGGCACGTTCACGCGCGAGGGCACGTTCGCGGCGGCGCGCGAGAAGCTGCCGCACCTCGCGGCGCTCGGCGTCGACGCGATCGAGCTGATGCCCGTCGCGAGCTTCCCCGGCGCGCGCGGCTGGGGCTACGACGGCGTCGCGCTGCTCGCGCCGCACGCGGCGTACGGCGCGCCCGAGGAGCTCGTGCGCTTCGTCGACGAGGCGCACCGGCTCGG includes:
- the coxB gene encoding cytochrome c oxidase subunit II; translation: MTRGALGTASAALVLAVGCRGPQSALDPGGREAAQLADLFWLMTWGSAVVWLASVGLAVYAAYVPRAPISTDAANRLVVVFGAVIPTLVLGALLVHGLGMIPGLLAPAPRGALEIEVVGEQWWWRVRHRDADGRIVESANELRLPAGVPVQLSLETRDVIHAFWIPALGGKVDMIPGRRTQLRLEPTRPGVYRGVCAEYCGTSHTWMAFAAIVETQRDHEAWLAHELGDALEPTTAIARRGASLFLENGCSACHAIRGTAADGTVGPDLTHVGSRHTIGAGRLDRGPEALRRWIADPERLKSGVHMPAFEMLPGDELDALAAYLESLR
- the ctaD gene encoding cytochrome c oxidase subunit I: MTDPAPLPDAPPESLRRAQEERLLAVWKSPEGLRYFSDVNNSRVGVWYTAVAFLFFFFGGVLALLMRIQLAVSENDFLSAETYNQTFTVHGSVMMFLFAIPIFEAIAVTLMPQMLGARDLPFPRLAAFGFWCFVIGGLFLSGSIFFDAAPRGGWFMYPPLTSSYQPDIGADIWLLGFSFIEVAAIASAVELIVGALKCRPPGMRIHLIPLYVWYTLVAAVMIVFAFPPLITGSMLLELEREFDWPFFDASRGGDPLLWQHLFWLFGHPEVYIIFLPSIALVAMIVPTFARKPMVGYGWIVLAAIGIGFLSFGLWVHHMYTTGLPGISLGLFSAASAAVAIPTGVQFFCFVATLLVGRVARSVPLLWVIGSMAIFVFGGLTGVMLALAPFDFQAHDSFFVVGHFHYVLIGGAIFPIIAGLYYFYPIVRGKMLSDRLGTIAFWLAFVGFNVAFLPMHLSGMRGMPRRVFTYPAELGLDGLNMASTIGAFVLAAGLFVIAFDMLRPRRKEPYARRNPWDAGTLEWVQEMPGKSWGIRSIPEIDSRHPIWDQPNLIRDIDEGRFYLPDAEEGLRETLVTSVIDARPLQCQRLPGPSWLPLVAAVTLGGFFVLGTFAQWAAALVSLVLAACVIWRWLWVGTAWKPEKAEKDVGLGVRLPISVSGSQSVGWWGLLVTMLADFTAFVSIVFGYFFFWTIHEDFPPPSSEGPGVAWPALGAALVLGAWALVVLCRRLLRRTSARTFHLALLGAIALAVASVPALLAGPYLSGLDPTRHAYDATVWLLLAWTALHVVLGVLMQVHCLARRIVGHMTPEHDIDLHNVVLYWHFTVLTAVITALVVAGFPSVA
- a CDS encoding cytochrome c oxidase assembly protein, which produces MSGRSALVLGLVVLAAVWLVPLADVLPGPFLAHMTMHMGVVAVAAPLLALGVAGTRFDPVRRAPRWLAPIPASFGELVVVWGWHAPALHQVARETALGFALEQGSFLATGVWLWASALCGDEHRAASRRAVGVVALLLTSMHMTLLGALIALAPRPLYAHACHRASSLTPLEDQQIGGAIMLAVGAASYLAGGVALSARLVREARA
- a CDS encoding c-type cytochrome, with protein sequence MKRALRWTLRGAALAVVLALGGFLLALSGIVPIGASGGHWAITEWMLQFGKRRSIATHTLFAAPVELGEPWLVLKGAGHYETGCRPCHGSPDLPSPRIARAMLPRPPYLPDVIAEREPEELFYVVKHGLKFTGMPAWPAAHRDDEVRAMVAFLLAMPELDAAEYLELVHGEATHDTTAAALPDLVESAQVPDVVAHNCARCHGNDGRGRGLAAFPTLAGQSREYLERALDAYAEGDRHSGIMQPVAADLTQADRHAAAAYYAALAPGAPVEHAGPEERIARGAEIARRGIAERGAPSCRDCHGPAEWARNPAYPRLAGQFADYLALQLELFRSGHRGGSRYSELMHHVAPRLTPEDIRDVALYYASRDPSSDAAHASE